The Austwickia sp. genome includes a region encoding these proteins:
- a CDS encoding WYL domain-containing protein, which yields MADTSARILRLLSLLQARSDWPGAALADRLGISVRTLRRDVETLRDLGYPVEAGKGPGGGYRLGPGGKLPPLVLDDDQAIAIALALQTAPATVRGIDDAVARALTTLRQVLPARLRAASEAFEVSALRNYWDFAAAPVDVATLQVVGSAIRLRRVLRFDETTAEGHLPGPGEPGFRPPREVQPHHLVVWAGRWYVVARDHRDLMWHTFRVDRIRPRTGAGAPFPAHPLTADDLSRLVVQNPDRGDTPGQWQCVGSATLALPADVVARWAPGGSVVEAIDDGRCRLTIGAWSWAGVAGLFITFDTALADVEPASLREAFGVIRGRLAASG from the coding sequence ATGGCCGATACATCTGCGCGCATCCTGCGGCTGTTGTCGCTGCTCCAGGCGCGCTCCGACTGGCCCGGCGCCGCGTTGGCCGACCGGCTGGGGATCTCGGTGCGTACCCTGCGGCGGGACGTCGAGACCCTGCGGGACCTGGGCTATCCCGTCGAGGCGGGCAAGGGCCCCGGCGGGGGCTACCGGCTGGGGCCCGGGGGGAAGCTGCCGCCGCTCGTCCTCGACGACGACCAGGCCATCGCGATCGCCCTCGCTCTGCAGACGGCGCCGGCCACGGTCAGGGGCATCGACGACGCGGTCGCTCGGGCCCTCACCACGCTTCGACAGGTGCTGCCCGCTCGGTTGCGAGCGGCGAGCGAGGCGTTCGAGGTCAGCGCCCTGCGCAATTACTGGGACTTCGCCGCTGCGCCCGTCGACGTGGCGACCCTGCAGGTGGTCGGGTCGGCCATCCGCTTGCGGCGCGTGCTGCGGTTCGACGAGACGACCGCGGAGGGTCACCTCCCCGGACCCGGTGAGCCGGGCTTCCGGCCGCCGCGCGAGGTGCAGCCGCACCACCTCGTCGTGTGGGCGGGCCGGTGGTACGTCGTCGCGCGGGACCACCGCGATCTGATGTGGCACACCTTTCGGGTCGACCGGATCCGGCCGCGCACCGGCGCCGGCGCGCCCTTCCCGGCGCACCCGCTGACCGCCGACGACCTCAGCCGCCTCGTCGTCCAGAACCCGGATCGCGGCGACACCCCAGGCCAATGGCAGTGCGTCGGATCCGCGACCCTGGCCCTCCCCGCGGACGTGGTGGCCCGCTGGGCCCCCGGCGGTTCGGTCGTCGAGGCGATCGACGACGGCCGCTGCCGGCTCACCATCGGGGCCTGGTCGTGGGCCGGCGTGGCCGGCCTGTTCATCACCTTCGATACGGCGCTGGCGGACGTGGAGCCCGCCTCGCTCCGGGAGGCGTTCGGCGTCATCCGGGGCCGCCTCGCGGCGTCGGGCTAG
- a CDS encoding DNA polymerase III subunit delta', with the protein MKVFDDLVGQRRTVETLMRALHDPAAMTHAWLFTGPPGSGRSTAARAFAAALECPKGGCGECRECRTALEGTHADVTVLATEGLSIRVEQARELAGLAALRPSVGPWRVIIVEDADRLTERAADALLKALEEPAAPTVWMLCAPSLQDVIVTIRSRTRHVRLRTPPVKDVAALVQRRDGIDAAMATYAARAAQCHVGLARRLARDEGARIRRRDVVRLASRIGDVADAVAAASDLAAIATEESGAAAAERDAREKARLLETLGADPAARTQPPHIRAQVAALEKEQKTRATRAARDVVDRSLTDLLSVYRDALVLRLGGPVELINEDLRVEVEPVARALGPEALLRAMDAIGTARERIAANVPPLLALEAMAISLRLPRR; encoded by the coding sequence ATGAAGGTGTTCGACGATCTCGTCGGGCAACGGCGTACGGTCGAGACGCTCATGCGCGCCCTGCACGACCCCGCGGCGATGACCCACGCGTGGCTGTTCACGGGGCCGCCCGGCTCGGGCCGCTCGACGGCCGCGCGAGCCTTCGCGGCCGCGCTGGAGTGCCCGAAGGGCGGGTGCGGCGAGTGCCGGGAATGCCGTACGGCGTTGGAGGGCACCCATGCCGACGTGACCGTGCTCGCCACCGAGGGGCTGTCGATCCGGGTGGAGCAGGCGCGGGAGTTGGCCGGGCTGGCGGCGTTGCGCCCGAGCGTGGGGCCGTGGCGGGTCATCATCGTGGAGGACGCGGACCGGCTCACCGAGCGCGCGGCGGACGCGCTGCTCAAGGCGCTGGAGGAGCCGGCGGCGCCGACCGTCTGGATGCTGTGCGCGCCCTCGCTGCAGGACGTCATCGTCACGATCCGGAGCCGGACGCGGCATGTGCGGCTGCGGACGCCGCCGGTCAAGGACGTGGCGGCGCTCGTGCAGCGCCGGGACGGAATCGACGCGGCGATGGCGACGTACGCCGCGCGGGCCGCGCAGTGCCACGTCGGGCTGGCCCGGCGCCTGGCCCGCGACGAGGGGGCGCGGATCCGGCGCCGCGACGTCGTACGGCTGGCGTCCCGCATCGGCGACGTCGCCGACGCGGTGGCGGCCGCCTCGGATCTGGCGGCCATCGCGACGGAGGAGTCCGGGGCGGCTGCGGCGGAGCGGGACGCGCGGGAGAAGGCGCGGCTGCTGGAGACGCTGGGGGCCGATCCCGCCGCGCGGACCCAGCCGCCGCACATCCGCGCGCAGGTCGCCGCGCTGGAGAAGGAGCAGAAGACGCGGGCGACGCGGGCCGCCCGGGACGTGGTGGATCGGTCGCTGACGGACCTGCTGTCGGTCTACCGGGACGCGCTCGTGCTGCGGCTGGGCGGGCCGGTCGAGCTGATCAACGAGGACCTGCGGGTGGAGGTCGAGCCGGTGGCGCGGGCGTTGGGGCCCGAGGCGCTGCTGCGGGCGATGGATGCGATCGGGACGGCGCGGGAGCGCATCGCCGCCAACGTGCCGCCGCTGCTGGCGCTGGAGGCCATGGCGATCTCGCTGCGGCTGCCGCGGCGCTGA
- a CDS encoding PaaI family thioesterase, whose product MTADAPANQEISQDLYDKLAADPFAKLLGIRIDSIQPGYARASMVLTAEMLNAVSTAHGGVMMALIDVVHAAVSNSHGTLAVAQDVHTEFLSAGAEGDTLTCEGVEISLSKRTAVFRIDCWREGRDGKERRLLATALARVFRIGTPWITDGSGGSSQD is encoded by the coding sequence ATGACCGCGGATGCCCCGGCGAACCAAGAGATCAGCCAGGACCTGTACGACAAGCTGGCCGCCGACCCCTTCGCCAAGCTGCTGGGCATCCGCATCGACTCGATCCAGCCCGGCTACGCGCGCGCGTCGATGGTGCTGACCGCCGAGATGCTCAACGCCGTGAGCACCGCCCACGGCGGCGTCATGATGGCCCTGATCGACGTGGTCCACGCCGCGGTGAGCAACAGCCACGGCACGCTCGCCGTCGCGCAGGACGTGCACACGGAGTTCCTCAGCGCCGGCGCTGAGGGCGACACGTTGACGTGTGAGGGGGTCGAGATCAGCCTCTCGAAGCGGACCGCCGTCTTCCGCATCGACTGCTGGCGGGAGGGCCGCGACGGCAAGGAGCGCCGCCTGCTCGCGACGGCTCTGGCGCGGGTGTTCCGGATCGGTACGCCGTGGATCACCGACGGCTCCGGCGGGTCGAGCCAGGACTAG
- a CDS encoding alpha/beta fold hydrolase, with translation MTTGQARGTGRTGMARARRGFAGGVVATVVAGASAACAVGPLGGGPASATLGPVGSSSGTATAPAGQEKLAEYYGQKLSWQDCDGNQCAWLTVPVDYAKPEGDKLKLRVLKVPARGESKGVLFVNPGGPGGSATEYAAVANFIVTTKVRQTYDVVGVDPRGVAQSNPVRCLDDPAMDTMLGFDPSPDDAAERAEAEKIGKDFGAACEAKYPALLPHLGTTDVVRDMDIARAAMGQNKFIYLGKSYGTYLGAIYADTFPGTVGRMVLDGAMAPSLTDKELSLGQAQGFETATRSYVADCVKKGGCPLGGSVDEGMKAIRDLLTSLDAKPIPIKGDARVKQLTEGWASLGLAAAMYAQERWPQLTTALRGAKAGDGTNLFELANSYADRENGRYTSNIMQVISAVNCLDHPVERLSEEQQKAQVEEFTKAAPTWGPFMSGSSYTCLNWPAQPTLKPKAVSAEGAPPIMVVGTTRDPATPYEWAQKMAREFKNGRLVSWDGDGHTAYMRSNRCVNDAVDNYLVDGKVPDGDVKC, from the coding sequence ATGACGACGGGGCAGGCGCGGGGGACCGGCAGGACGGGCATGGCCCGGGCGCGAAGGGGATTCGCGGGCGGCGTGGTCGCGACGGTGGTGGCCGGGGCGAGCGCGGCGTGCGCCGTGGGGCCGCTCGGCGGCGGGCCGGCGTCGGCGACGCTGGGCCCGGTCGGGTCGAGCAGCGGCACGGCGACGGCGCCGGCGGGGCAAGAGAAGCTCGCTGAATACTACGGACAGAAGCTGTCGTGGCAGGACTGCGACGGCAACCAGTGCGCGTGGCTGACGGTGCCGGTCGACTACGCCAAGCCCGAGGGGGACAAGCTCAAGCTGCGGGTGCTCAAGGTGCCGGCGCGGGGTGAGTCGAAGGGCGTGCTGTTCGTCAACCCGGGCGGGCCGGGCGGGTCGGCGACGGAGTACGCGGCGGTGGCGAACTTCATCGTGACGACGAAGGTGCGCCAGACGTACGACGTGGTGGGGGTCGATCCGCGCGGCGTCGCCCAGTCCAATCCCGTGCGGTGCCTGGACGACCCGGCGATGGACACGATGCTGGGCTTCGACCCGTCGCCCGACGACGCGGCGGAGCGGGCCGAGGCGGAGAAGATCGGCAAGGACTTCGGGGCGGCGTGCGAGGCGAAATACCCGGCGCTGCTGCCGCACCTGGGCACGACCGACGTGGTGCGCGACATGGACATCGCGCGGGCGGCCATGGGCCAGAACAAGTTCATCTACCTGGGCAAGTCCTACGGGACCTATCTCGGCGCCATCTACGCCGACACGTTCCCCGGCACGGTGGGCCGGATGGTGCTCGACGGCGCGATGGCCCCGTCGCTGACCGACAAGGAGCTGTCGCTGGGGCAGGCGCAGGGCTTCGAGACGGCGACGCGCTCCTATGTCGCCGACTGCGTGAAGAAGGGCGGTTGCCCGCTGGGCGGCAGCGTCGACGAGGGCATGAAGGCGATCCGCGACCTGCTCACCAGCTTGGACGCCAAGCCGATTCCGATCAAGGGCGATGCGCGGGTCAAGCAGCTCACCGAGGGGTGGGCGTCGCTCGGGCTGGCGGCGGCGATGTATGCCCAGGAGCGCTGGCCGCAGCTCACGACCGCGCTGCGCGGGGCGAAGGCGGGCGACGGGACGAACCTGTTCGAGTTGGCGAATTCGTACGCCGACCGGGAGAACGGCCGCTACACCAGCAACATCATGCAGGTCATCTCGGCGGTGAACTGCCTGGATCACCCGGTCGAGCGGCTCAGCGAGGAGCAGCAGAAGGCGCAGGTCGAGGAGTTCACCAAGGCGGCGCCGACGTGGGGTCCGTTCATGTCGGGCTCGTCGTACACCTGCCTCAACTGGCCGGCCCAGCCCACCCTGAAGCCCAAGGCGGTCTCGGCGGAGGGCGCGCCGCCGATCATGGTGGTCGGCACCACGCGCGACCCGGCGACGCCGTACGAGTGGGCCCAGAAGATGGCGCGCGAGTTCAAGAACGGGCGCCTCGTGAGCTGGGACGGGGACGGGCACACGGCGTACATGCGGTCCAACCGCTGCGTCAACGACGCGGTCGACAACTACCTGGTGGACGGCAAGGTCCCGGACGGCGACGTCAAGTGTTGA
- a CDS encoding patatin-like phospholipase family protein — MVGIAWETGLLVGLADLGLDLRDADLIIGTSAGAAVGANLRSGRTLEDLYAAQVEGRSRELPARSGPAVMLPILWTALAGPEGYGALARLGRRARATATVKPPERRAVIERRLERTTWPDWPERGLWLTAVDADSGRLHVFGRDSTPDVVDAVAASCAVPGVWPPVRIGDRDYLDGGLRSGANADLATGCSVVVVLAPQPGGMRAAARTPYQLRSLGTDVTSVEVTPDRIARRSMLGNPLNPGLAGAAVRAGRDQAARVAERIRAAWTG, encoded by the coding sequence CTGGTCGGGATCGCCTGGGAGACCGGGTTATTGGTCGGCCTGGCCGACCTGGGGCTCGACCTGCGCGACGCCGACCTGATTATCGGCACCTCCGCGGGCGCCGCCGTCGGGGCGAACCTGCGGTCCGGGCGGACCCTGGAGGACCTGTACGCCGCGCAGGTGGAGGGTCGCTCGCGGGAGCTGCCCGCCCGCAGCGGTCCCGCCGTGATGCTCCCGATCCTGTGGACCGCTTTGGCGGGGCCGGAGGGGTACGGCGCGCTGGCCCGGTTGGGTCGGCGGGCCCGAGCCACGGCCACCGTCAAGCCGCCGGAACGCCGTGCCGTCATCGAACGGCGCCTGGAGCGCACCACCTGGCCGGACTGGCCGGAGCGCGGGTTGTGGCTGACGGCGGTGGACGCCGACTCCGGGCGGCTGCACGTCTTCGGGCGCGACTCCACCCCCGACGTGGTGGACGCGGTGGCGGCCAGCTGCGCCGTTCCGGGGGTGTGGCCGCCGGTACGGATCGGCGATCGCGACTACCTCGACGGCGGGCTGCGGAGCGGCGCCAATGCCGATCTGGCCACCGGGTGCAGCGTCGTCGTGGTGCTCGCCCCCCAGCCGGGCGGCATGCGCGCCGCCGCGAGGACGCCGTACCAGCTGCGGTCCCTCGGGACCGACGTGACCAGCGTGGAAGTCACCCCGGACCGGATCGCGCGCCGCTCGATGCTCGGCAACCCGCTGAATCCCGGTCTGGCCGGCGCCGCCGTACGAGCCGGTCGCGACCAGGCGGCTCGCGTCGCGGAGCGGATCCGCGCGGCCTGGACAGGCTGA
- a CDS encoding SDR family NAD(P)-dependent oxidoreductase, giving the protein MARWTATDMPDQSGRTFVVTGANSGLGLHTAKALVAKGAHVVLACRDAAKADAAREEVQGEAATGTSEVRLLDLSDLHSVRSFASDLGDRPVDVLINNAGIMAVPLGRTAQGFESQFGTNVLGHFLLTALLAPRLTDRVVWLSSAVHRNGEIDLDDLNWERRPYSPWKAYGQSKLADLMLAYEMQRRLTRSGSRLRSMAAHPGYSATNLQSHTRTWQDQVMGLFNKVPFIAQPAEMGALPTLFAATVPDLAGGTYVGPDGFMEAQGHPRPVGSSARSHDAQLAAALWTRCEELTGQPFEI; this is encoded by the coding sequence ATGGCACGGTGGACAGCGACAGACATGCCCGATCAGAGCGGCCGCACCTTCGTCGTGACGGGGGCGAACTCGGGGCTCGGACTGCACACCGCCAAGGCGCTGGTGGCCAAGGGGGCACACGTCGTACTCGCCTGCCGCGACGCGGCCAAGGCCGACGCGGCGCGCGAGGAGGTCCAGGGGGAGGCCGCGACCGGTACGTCGGAGGTGCGCCTCCTCGACCTGTCCGACCTGCACTCGGTCCGGTCGTTCGCGAGCGACCTCGGCGACCGTCCGGTGGACGTGCTCATCAACAACGCCGGCATCATGGCCGTGCCGCTGGGCCGCACCGCGCAGGGCTTCGAGAGCCAGTTCGGCACCAACGTGCTCGGCCACTTCCTGCTGACGGCGCTGCTCGCGCCGCGGCTGACGGACCGCGTGGTGTGGCTGAGTTCGGCGGTGCACCGCAACGGCGAGATCGACCTCGACGACCTCAACTGGGAGCGGCGGCCGTACAGCCCGTGGAAGGCGTACGGGCAGAGCAAGCTCGCCGACCTGATGCTGGCCTACGAGATGCAGCGGCGCCTGACCCGGTCCGGCTCGCGGCTGCGGTCGATGGCCGCCCACCCGGGCTACTCGGCGACCAACCTGCAGTCGCACACCCGCACCTGGCAGGACCAGGTCATGGGCCTGTTCAACAAGGTGCCGTTCATCGCCCAGCCGGCCGAGATGGGCGCGCTCCCCACGCTGTTCGCGGCCACGGTGCCGGATCTCGCCGGGGGCACGTACGTCGGGCCGGACGGCTTCATGGAGGCGCAGGGTCACCCCCGTCCGGTCGGCTCGTCGGCCCGCTCCCACGACGCCCAGCTGGCGGCGGCGCTGTGGACGCGGTGCGAGGAACTCACGGGCCAGCCGTTCGAGATCTGA
- a CDS encoding MFS transporter, with product MDPTTHPLTSSPPEPAVLSGRPAAMALLVVLFAAFMDLLDVTIVTVAAPHIAADLQASPAQLQWLLAAYPLALGSGLITGGRLGDDYGRRRVFLVSLGCFAVASAACALAPSATGLVLLRAVQGLAGGFMVPQVLGIIRSSFAPAARAKAFGAYGAVQGLASVAGPLLGGALVDANLWGLDWRTIFWLNLPVAAVALVLGARVLPESLAGARARLDAVGACLGSVVVFFVLLPLVQGRDWGWPACGWALLGGGLLLAVAFVGYERRVARRGGQPMLEPALLAIRPFVAGLAAAALFFGGLAPFFLVFSVYLQVGTGRSAWDTGLVMLPYAVGSLLTSGAGVALAARAGRALLIVSSLTLAGAHALLWWLVRDGATPPSSWSLAVAMFVGGLGLGLGAPILVNVVLAGVPGRHAGAAGGVLSTITQLAGAVGVAVLGTVFFAALTPASTARAAGGAASYGHALAQVMPWQVTTYLLAALAMLALPPRAAAPAGGSDAVPLR from the coding sequence ATGGATCCCACCACGCACCCGCTGACCAGCTCCCCGCCCGAGCCCGCCGTCCTGTCGGGCCGCCCGGCCGCGATGGCCCTGCTCGTCGTCCTGTTCGCCGCGTTCATGGACCTGCTCGACGTGACGATCGTGACCGTCGCCGCGCCGCACATCGCCGCCGATCTGCAGGCGTCGCCGGCGCAGCTGCAGTGGCTACTCGCCGCCTACCCGCTGGCCCTCGGGTCGGGGTTGATCACCGGCGGCCGGCTCGGCGACGACTACGGCCGCAGGAGGGTCTTCCTGGTCTCGTTGGGCTGCTTCGCCGTCGCCTCGGCGGCGTGCGCGCTGGCCCCTTCGGCCACGGGTCTGGTCCTCCTGCGCGCGGTCCAGGGACTGGCCGGCGGGTTCATGGTGCCGCAGGTTCTCGGGATCATCCGGTCGTCGTTCGCGCCGGCCGCGCGGGCGAAGGCCTTCGGCGCGTACGGCGCCGTGCAGGGCCTCGCCTCCGTCGCCGGCCCCCTGCTGGGTGGCGCGCTCGTCGACGCGAACCTGTGGGGCCTCGACTGGCGCACCATCTTCTGGCTCAACCTGCCCGTCGCCGCCGTCGCCCTGGTCCTGGGCGCCCGGGTGCTTCCGGAGTCCCTCGCCGGGGCTCGCGCGCGCCTCGACGCGGTCGGCGCCTGCCTGGGCTCCGTCGTCGTGTTCTTCGTGCTGTTGCCGCTGGTGCAGGGCCGCGACTGGGGGTGGCCGGCGTGCGGGTGGGCCCTCCTGGGCGGCGGCCTGCTGCTTGCCGTCGCCTTCGTCGGCTACGAGCGACGCGTCGCGCGCCGCGGCGGGCAGCCGATGCTCGAGCCGGCGCTCCTCGCGATCCGGCCCTTCGTCGCGGGCCTGGCCGCCGCGGCGCTCTTCTTCGGCGGCCTGGCCCCGTTCTTCCTGGTGTTCTCCGTCTACCTGCAGGTCGGCACCGGCCGCTCGGCATGGGATACGGGGCTGGTGATGCTGCCGTACGCCGTGGGTTCGCTGCTCACCTCCGGCGCCGGGGTGGCGCTCGCCGCGAGGGCCGGGCGGGCGCTGCTGATCGTCAGCTCGCTGACGCTGGCCGGGGCGCACGCGCTGTTGTGGTGGCTGGTGCGGGACGGCGCGACGCCCCCGTCGTCCTGGTCCTTGGCGGTGGCGATGTTCGTCGGTGGCCTGGGGCTCGGGCTCGGCGCGCCCATTCTCGTCAACGTGGTGCTTGCTGGAGTTCCCGGCCGCCACGCCGGGGCCGCGGGCGGCGTGCTGTCGACGATCACGCAGCTCGCGGGTGCCGTGGGCGTGGCCGTCCTCGGCACGGTCTTCTTCGCCGCGCTCACCCCTGCGAGCACGGCCCGGGCCGCCGGCGGGGCCGCCTCGTACGGCCACGCCCTGGCGCAGGTGATGCCTTGGCAGGTCACGACGTACCTCCTCGCCGCCCTCGCGATGCTCGCCCTCCCCCCGCGCGCGGCCGCCCCAGCGGGAGGATCGGACGCGGTGCCGCTACGGTGA